Proteins from a single region of Gordonia hongkongensis:
- a CDS encoding IS110 family transposase: protein MAETTVTTQVVVLGVDTHQQTHHAAIVATDGRPLADREFPTTTAGYTQLWQWACGFGRVEDAAVESSASYGAGLTRMLTAEGVRVIEVNTPDLPRRYAHGKTDQLDAYAAAMAVITGRATAVAKDTRGAVESVRMLTVARASAVAEATRIGNQIRDLCTTAPAEFADDARQARTIAKRAAFITDLPVPAEKADLSAPAAAFVRAARSLLDRHRLAQQEVRSLARELQRLLVKVVPTLLSRPQIGPITAARLVITAGDNVERMGTEARFAKLVGAAPLPASSGKTSRHRLNRGGDRQANSALHMIAVGRMKSHAPTRAYVERRSAEHKTKKDILRCLKRYIAREVFRDLTTDLGALDKL from the coding sequence ATGGCTGAGACAACAGTGACCACGCAAGTGGTCGTACTCGGAGTCGACACCCATCAACAGACCCATCACGCCGCGATCGTCGCCACCGACGGCCGCCCGCTGGCCGATCGCGAGTTCCCGACCACCACCGCCGGCTACACCCAGTTGTGGCAGTGGGCGTGTGGCTTCGGCCGCGTCGAGGATGCCGCGGTGGAATCGAGCGCCTCCTATGGGGCCGGGTTGACCCGCATGCTCACCGCTGAAGGGGTGCGAGTGATCGAGGTCAACACCCCCGATCTGCCGCGCCGCTACGCCCACGGTAAGACCGATCAACTCGATGCCTACGCCGCGGCGATGGCAGTCATCACCGGCCGCGCCACCGCGGTGGCCAAAGACACCCGAGGCGCGGTCGAATCTGTTCGGATGCTCACCGTGGCAAGGGCTTCGGCCGTCGCAGAGGCCACCCGGATCGGTAACCAGATCCGTGACCTGTGTACCACCGCGCCGGCCGAGTTCGCCGATGACGCGCGCCAGGCACGCACCATCGCCAAGCGGGCAGCGTTCATCACAGACTTGCCGGTACCGGCCGAGAAAGCTGATCTGTCCGCGCCGGCCGCGGCGTTCGTGCGCGCGGCGCGGTCGCTGCTCGACCGACACCGACTCGCCCAACAAGAAGTCCGGTCCTTGGCCCGCGAACTGCAGCGACTGTTGGTGAAGGTGGTGCCGACCTTGTTGTCGCGCCCGCAGATCGGGCCGATCACCGCCGCACGCCTGGTGATCACCGCCGGTGACAACGTCGAGCGGATGGGCACCGAGGCACGGTTCGCCAAACTCGTCGGCGCCGCACCGTTACCGGCATCCTCAGGCAAAACCAGCCGCCACCGACTCAACCGGGGCGGGGACCGGCAAGCCAACAGCGCTCTGCACATGATCGCGGTCGGACGCATGAAATCCCACGCCCCCACCCGCGCCTACGTCGAACGCCGCTCCGCCGAACACAAAACGAAGAAAGACATCCTCCGCTGCCTCAAGCGATACATCGCCCGCGAAGTGTTCCGCGACCTCACCACCGACCTCGGAGCACTTGACAAGCTATAG
- a CDS encoding NUDIX hydrolase translates to MRGDGDGWVIDPDGSRYWGIHGAAGLLLRAPLPDGSTGVLLQHRAAWSHQGGTWALPGGARDSHEGAIDTAIREAEEEAGITADDLRVVAAVVTLEAPGGWTYTTVIAETDSPVRTVANFESTELRWVDEKRVDQLPLHPAFGLAWPVLRERIAMLDPQS, encoded by the coding sequence GTGCGCGGCGACGGCGACGGCTGGGTGATCGATCCCGACGGTTCTCGATACTGGGGTATCCACGGCGCGGCAGGTCTGCTGCTGCGGGCGCCGCTGCCGGACGGATCGACCGGGGTGCTCCTCCAACACCGCGCCGCGTGGTCGCACCAGGGCGGCACGTGGGCGCTGCCCGGCGGGGCCCGCGACTCGCACGAGGGTGCCATCGACACCGCGATCCGCGAGGCAGAGGAGGAAGCCGGGATCACCGCCGACGACCTGCGCGTCGTCGCAGCGGTCGTCACCCTCGAGGCGCCCGGCGGATGGACCTACACGACGGTCATCGCCGAGACGGACTCGCCGGTCCGCACGGTCGCCAACTTCGAATCCACGGAACTGCGATGGGTCGACGAGAAGCGCGTCGATCAACTCCCGCTGCATCCCGCGTTCGGACTCGCGTGGCCCGTTCTCCGCGAGCGGATCGCGATGTTGGATCCCCAGAGCTGA
- a CDS encoding thiazole synthase → MPDADHLRIAGRDFSSRLITGTGGASNLATLERALVASGTELTTVAVRRVDAASGTGVFDLLRRLDIAVLPNTAGCHTTAEAVLTAQLAREAFETDWVKLEVVADERTLMPDAIELVDAAAALVADGFVVLAYTNDDPVLAARLADLGVAAVMPLGSPIGTGLGILNPHNIEMIVDDCHTRFDDPLPVILDAGIGTASDAALAMELGCDGVLLATAVTRAENPELMATAMRHAVAGGRLAARAGRIPKRFWAHASSPGRDRD, encoded by the coding sequence ATCCCGGATGCGGACCATCTGCGCATCGCCGGTCGCGACTTCTCGTCGCGACTCATCACCGGCACCGGCGGCGCGTCGAATCTCGCGACCCTGGAACGCGCGCTGGTCGCGTCGGGGACCGAGCTGACCACCGTCGCGGTTCGGCGCGTCGACGCGGCCTCGGGCACCGGGGTCTTCGATCTGCTGCGCCGGCTCGACATCGCCGTCCTGCCCAACACCGCGGGCTGTCACACCACCGCCGAGGCGGTCCTGACCGCCCAACTGGCGCGCGAGGCGTTCGAGACCGACTGGGTGAAGCTCGAGGTGGTCGCCGACGAACGCACCCTGATGCCCGACGCCATCGAGCTCGTCGACGCCGCGGCCGCACTGGTGGCCGACGGTTTCGTCGTGCTGGCCTACACGAACGACGATCCGGTCCTGGCGGCGCGACTCGCCGATCTCGGGGTGGCGGCGGTGATGCCCCTCGGATCGCCCATCGGGACCGGACTCGGAATCCTCAACCCGCACAACATCGAGATGATCGTCGACGACTGCCACACCCGCTTCGACGACCCGCTGCCGGTCATTCTCGACGCGGGCATCGGGACGGCGAGCGACGCGGCCCTGGCCATGGAACTCGGTTGCGACGGCGTGCTTCTGGCCACGGCGGTGACCCGGGCGGAGAACCCTGAACTGATGGCGACGGCGATGCGGCACGCGGTGGCCGGGGGCCGACTGGCCGCGCGTGCGGGCCGGATCCCCAAGCGTTTCTGGGCGCACGCGTCCTCGCCCGGGCGCGACCGGGACTGA
- a CDS encoding IS1182 family transposase — MQGEPDRQGEFLDVNSVVGHLLAEGSVFAFLAAHREQLFPAEMFADLFPSGRGRPSIPPATMASVIVLQTLQGLSDREAADAVTFDLRWKAACGFVLGNKGFHPSTLTYWRRRLAASDRPHRIFEVVREVITTTGVLAGKSRRALDSTIFDDAVARQDAITQVIAAIRRVAREVDGGAVVVEQHATRLAALTGGGYDRPGKPRIAWDDECAQQDLISALVEDGLAVLDGLDLEAIDKEPSNQAQAQAVALLALVTGQDVEPAPGSDGTDGRWRIAPRTAPDRVISTVDTDTRHAHKTRARQQDGFKGHIVNEPETGLVTAIEMTKAAGPDTSDGAVGARLLLSDPTVADDADDREVLGDSAYASGDMLATLARTRWNAVIKPKPHMPAVAGGFVIDDFTFDADANTLTCPNNLTRPVSAKGHVTYGAACQDCPLRARCTTAVRGRKISFGEHHQLQREHRQHFSDNTIADTYRQHRPMVERTIAWLTRGNRRVPYRGIERNNNWLHHRAAAINLRRLITLGLTTTNGTWTLATA; from the coding sequence ATGCAGGGTGAGCCGGATCGTCAGGGTGAGTTTCTGGATGTGAACTCGGTCGTCGGGCATTTGCTGGCCGAGGGCAGTGTGTTCGCGTTTTTGGCTGCTCATCGCGAGCAGTTGTTTCCTGCGGAGATGTTCGCGGACCTGTTTCCCAGCGGCCGGGGCCGTCCGTCGATCCCGCCGGCCACGATGGCGTCGGTGATCGTGCTGCAAACGCTGCAGGGTTTGTCCGATCGCGAAGCCGCTGATGCGGTCACTTTCGATCTGCGGTGGAAAGCGGCGTGTGGATTCGTGTTGGGTAACAAAGGTTTTCATCCGTCGACTCTGACGTACTGGCGTCGGCGACTGGCAGCCAGCGATCGGCCGCACCGCATTTTCGAGGTGGTACGCGAGGTCATCACCACCACCGGGGTGCTCGCGGGTAAGAGTCGTCGAGCGCTGGATTCGACGATCTTCGATGACGCGGTGGCCCGCCAGGACGCCATCACCCAGGTGATCGCGGCGATCCGGCGGGTCGCCCGAGAGGTCGACGGTGGTGCGGTGGTGGTCGAGCAGCACGCGACTCGTCTGGCCGCGTTGACCGGCGGCGGCTATGACCGGCCCGGCAAGCCGCGGATCGCCTGGGATGATGAGTGTGCTCAACAGGACCTGATCAGCGCCCTTGTCGAAGATGGGTTGGCCGTGCTCGACGGTCTGGACCTCGAGGCCATCGACAAGGAACCGAGTAACCAGGCCCAGGCGCAGGCGGTGGCATTGCTGGCATTGGTGACCGGCCAGGATGTGGAACCGGCACCAGGTTCTGATGGCACCGACGGACGCTGGCGCATCGCGCCCCGGACCGCCCCGGACCGGGTGATCTCTACCGTCGATACCGACACCCGCCACGCCCACAAAACCCGGGCACGCCAGCAGGACGGGTTCAAGGGCCACATCGTCAATGAACCGGAGACCGGGTTGGTCACCGCGATCGAGATGACCAAAGCCGCTGGTCCGGACACTTCCGACGGAGCAGTCGGGGCACGGTTGTTGCTGAGCGATCCGACCGTCGCCGACGACGCCGACGATCGTGAGGTGCTGGGTGATTCAGCGTATGCCTCCGGTGACATGCTGGCCACGCTGGCGCGGACACGATGGAACGCGGTGATCAAACCCAAGCCACACATGCCGGCGGTTGCTGGTGGTTTCGTCATCGACGATTTCACCTTCGACGCCGACGCGAACACATTGACCTGCCCCAACAACCTGACCCGACCGGTCAGCGCGAAAGGCCACGTCACCTACGGTGCGGCCTGCCAAGACTGCCCACTTCGGGCACGGTGCACCACCGCGGTTCGTGGACGCAAAATCAGTTTCGGCGAACACCACCAACTCCAGCGCGAACACCGACAACACTTCTCTGACAACACTATTGCCGACACCTACCGCCAGCATCGACCCATGGTCGAACGGACGATTGCCTGGCTCACCCGCGGTAACCGGCGGGTGCCCTACCGTGGAATCGAACGCAACAACAACTGGCTGCACCACCGCGCCGCCGCGATCAACCTACGCCGCCTGATCACCCTCGGACTGACTACCACCAACGGCACCTGGACACTGGCCACCGCCTGA
- the thiE gene encoding thiamine phosphate synthase produces the protein MTTPNRTSSASTDPGSATDRRRRLSTARLYLCTDARRERGDLLDFVDAALAGGVDIVQLRDKNSPGEREFGTLEAGEELEILAGMRTVADAHGALLAVNDRADVAALSGADVLHVGQGDLSPSAARRIVGPDVVIGASTHDPEQAAAAIADDDVDYFCVGPCWTTPTKPGRAAAGLDLVSSTAATQSAKPWFAIGGIDAGRVGEVTALGARRIVVVRAITAAADPTAAATDLAGML, from the coding sequence GTGACGACCCCGAACCGCACCAGCTCCGCGTCGACGGACCCCGGCTCCGCGACGGACCGTCGCCGGCGGCTCTCCACGGCCCGCCTGTACCTGTGCACCGACGCCCGGCGCGAACGCGGTGATCTGCTCGACTTCGTCGACGCGGCGCTCGCGGGCGGCGTCGACATCGTGCAGCTGCGCGACAAGAACTCGCCGGGTGAGCGCGAGTTCGGGACCCTGGAGGCGGGCGAGGAACTCGAGATCCTCGCGGGCATGCGGACGGTCGCCGACGCGCACGGTGCCCTGCTGGCGGTCAACGACCGCGCCGACGTCGCGGCGCTTTCCGGGGCCGATGTCCTGCACGTCGGACAGGGCGACCTGTCGCCGTCGGCGGCCCGCCGGATCGTCGGACCGGACGTCGTCATCGGCGCCTCGACCCACGACCCCGAGCAGGCTGCCGCCGCGATCGCCGACGACGACGTCGACTACTTCTGCGTCGGTCCGTGCTGGACCACCCCCACCAAACCGGGCCGCGCCGCAGCCGGCCTCGACCTCGTGTCCTCAACGGCCGCAACACAATCAGCCAAGCCGTGGTTCGCCATCGGCGGTATCGATGCCGGCCGCGTCGGGGAGGTCACCGCGCTCGGGGCGCGGCGCATCGTCGTCGTGCGGGCCATCACCGCGGCCGCCGACCCGACCGCCGCAGCCACCGATCTCGCCGGGATGCTCTAG
- the thiS gene encoding sulfur carrier protein ThiS: MSITANITVNGKSVDVGADTSVRDVVMGLGLPDRGIAVAVDGAVVPRGRWDRHTMTDGAVVEIVTAVQGG, encoded by the coding sequence ATGAGTATCACCGCGAACATCACCGTCAATGGCAAGAGCGTCGATGTCGGCGCCGACACGTCGGTGCGCGACGTCGTCATGGGGCTGGGGTTGCCGGACCGGGGGATCGCGGTCGCGGTGGACGGCGCGGTCGTCCCGCGCGGCCGCTGGGACCGGCACACGATGACCGACGGTGCCGTCGTCGAGATCGTCACGGCGGTGCAGGGTGGCTGA
- a CDS encoding serine/threonine-protein kinase — translation MDDAARNDHDTDDVTHGERGDDLGTQRVSLDALLGDDDADLDGPGPGGGRPGGEDAETTAKVVDVGTQRADLAALTEGPDDMDDTTDPRPGRRTDPDVGTQAVAPVFTVGVDPDDRTDRVERQPPAVPLPEPDSGPLGRRLVPRRRPPVHERRLGSGLVEMPKITDIEPEDAVIDDPVIADSKRFCWRCGKPVGRAEGEGAGPPTGDCGNCGARYSFVPGLAPGTLVADQYEIAGAIAHGGLGWIYLAIDRNVSDRPVVLKGLLNSSDSEAQRVAVAERQFLASVNHPGIVKIYNFVEHVDDDDRFGYIVMEYIGGQTLKQITAGDPDNSLLSVEQGLAYILEVLLAVGYLHSVGLVYNDVKPENIMVGSDEVKLIDLGAVSPINGYGHLYGTPGFQAPEIVKTGPQIATDIYSIGRTLAVLTVPMEMRNGRYVDGLPAASKTPVFRNNPSYYRLLQRATAPDPADRFVSAEEMSTQVLNVLRETVAVHTGVPRPALSTVFTPQRSTFGTDLMLAPVDGFFDPDQAAFYDPVDIANALPVPLVNPLDPAASLLTSAALSDPRQTLDSINTARAEGFASLFGGRPVKNAHPSREIDLAEARAHLQLDDVDTALALLQEVRAHHGDSWRVEWYMGICALMNDEPELAYERFDEVLGAMPGEVAPKLAVAGTAELIGRWLADEKGPAKSAEKITKLYDVAQHHYHDLWLTDHSIVTAAFGLARLAVAAGDIDAAIQPLDEVPATSRHFNTARATAIIALVHGRPTSQVTREQIVEAARRLEQIPDTEPRKARMLLIVLGTALGWIHDNPDDAKQDNEPSTLLGFPFTEYGIRTGTERSLRQLARLTRTNRDHRFMLVDLANYVRPNTLF, via the coding sequence ATGGACGACGCGGCCCGAAACGATCACGACACAGACGACGTCACCCACGGCGAACGGGGCGACGACCTCGGCACCCAGCGGGTCTCGCTCGACGCCCTGCTCGGCGACGACGACGCCGACCTCGACGGTCCCGGCCCGGGCGGTGGCCGTCCCGGTGGTGAGGACGCCGAGACGACCGCGAAGGTGGTCGACGTCGGCACCCAGCGGGCCGACCTGGCGGCTCTGACCGAGGGCCCCGACGACATGGACGACACCACCGACCCCCGGCCCGGCCGACGCACCGACCCGGATGTCGGAACCCAGGCCGTCGCACCGGTGTTCACCGTGGGGGTCGACCCCGACGACCGGACCGACCGCGTCGAACGGCAACCTCCGGCCGTGCCCCTTCCGGAACCCGACTCCGGTCCGCTCGGCCGGCGTCTGGTTCCGCGGCGTCGGCCGCCGGTGCACGAGCGGCGGCTCGGCAGCGGCCTGGTCGAGATGCCGAAGATCACCGACATCGAGCCCGAGGACGCCGTCATCGACGACCCGGTGATCGCCGACAGCAAGCGGTTCTGCTGGCGCTGCGGCAAACCCGTCGGTCGAGCCGAGGGCGAAGGCGCCGGTCCCCCGACCGGCGACTGCGGCAACTGCGGCGCCCGGTATTCCTTCGTCCCGGGACTGGCTCCCGGAACATTGGTCGCCGACCAGTACGAGATCGCCGGCGCCATCGCCCACGGCGGCCTCGGCTGGATCTACCTGGCCATCGACCGCAACGTGAGCGACCGGCCCGTCGTCCTCAAAGGCCTGCTGAATTCCTCGGATTCGGAGGCGCAGCGCGTCGCGGTCGCGGAACGGCAGTTCCTCGCCTCGGTCAACCATCCCGGGATCGTCAAGATCTACAATTTCGTCGAGCACGTCGACGACGATGACCGCTTCGGCTACATCGTGATGGAGTACATCGGCGGCCAGACGCTCAAACAGATCACCGCGGGCGATCCGGACAACTCCCTGCTGTCGGTGGAGCAGGGCCTGGCCTACATCCTGGAAGTGCTTCTCGCCGTGGGCTATCTGCACTCGGTCGGCCTGGTCTACAACGACGTGAAACCCGAGAACATCATGGTCGGCAGCGACGAGGTGAAGCTGATCGACCTCGGTGCGGTCTCGCCGATCAACGGCTACGGGCACCTGTACGGCACGCCCGGGTTCCAGGCACCGGAGATCGTGAAGACCGGACCGCAGATCGCGACCGACATCTACAGCATCGGACGCACCCTCGCAGTCCTGACCGTGCCGATGGAGATGCGGAACGGACGCTACGTCGACGGTCTGCCCGCCGCGTCGAAAACGCCTGTCTTCCGGAATAATCCGTCGTACTACCGCCTCCTGCAACGCGCCACCGCCCCCGACCCGGCCGATCGGTTCGTCTCCGCAGAGGAGATGAGCACCCAGGTGCTGAATGTGTTGCGCGAGACTGTCGCCGTGCACACGGGGGTCCCGCGGCCCGCGCTGTCCACGGTCTTCACCCCGCAGCGCTCGACGTTCGGCACCGACCTGATGCTCGCGCCGGTCGATGGCTTCTTCGACCCCGATCAGGCGGCGTTCTACGATCCGGTGGACATCGCCAACGCCCTGCCCGTCCCGCTGGTCAACCCCCTCGACCCGGCGGCGAGCCTGCTCACCTCGGCGGCGCTGTCCGACCCGCGACAGACCCTGGATTCCATCAACACCGCCCGGGCAGAGGGTTTCGCCTCGCTCTTCGGCGGCCGGCCGGTCAAGAACGCCCACCCGTCACGGGAGATCGATCTCGCCGAGGCCCGCGCGCATCTGCAACTCGACGACGTCGACACCGCGCTCGCCCTTCTCCAGGAAGTCCGCGCCCACCACGGCGATTCGTGGCGGGTCGAGTGGTACATGGGCATCTGCGCGTTGATGAACGACGAACCCGAACTGGCCTACGAACGCTTCGACGAGGTCCTCGGCGCGATGCCGGGCGAGGTCGCGCCCAAGCTCGCCGTCGCCGGCACCGCCGAACTCATCGGCCGTTGGCTCGCCGACGAGAAGGGCCCGGCGAAGTCCGCAGAGAAGATCACCAAACTGTATGACGTTGCGCAACATCACTATCACGATCTGTGGTTGACCGATCACAGCATCGTGACCGCCGCGTTCGGTCTGGCCCGGCTCGCCGTGGCGGCCGGTGACATTGATGCCGCGATCCAGCCGCTCGACGAGGTGCCGGCCACCAGCCGCCACTTCAACACCGCGCGCGCCACGGCGATCATCGCGCTCGTGCACGGGCGACCCACCTCGCAGGTGACCCGCGAGCAGATCGTCGAGGCCGCACGCCGTCTCGAGCAGATCCCGGACACCGAACCGCGCAAGGCCCGGATGCTGCTCATCGTGCTGGGCACCGCACTGGGCTGGATCCACGACAATCCCGACGATGCCAAGCAGGACAACGAGCCCTCGACGCTGCTCGGTTTCCCGTTCACCGAGTACGGCATTCGCACCGGCACCGAACGTTCGCTGCGCCAGCTGGCCCGCCTGACCCGCACCAACCGGGACCACCGGTTCATGCTCGTCGACCTCGCCAACTACGTCCGGCCGAATACGTTGTTCTAG
- the thiO gene encoding glycine oxidase ThiO: MDSPPQRPAHRALTVVGGGVIGLTCALTAADAGWRVRVLDAGTDERASWVAGGMLGSLGEGHPGEDASLALSVESVRLWPALVKRLDDPGVVTATDSLFVAASATDIEYLRHLADFVWAGQPATDAALQPVTGRDIRTLEPSLSSRLVGGYRAIGEWSVDNRRLLEALRAATTSAGAELVSARVESLADLDDLGSDTQILLAAGLGTAALWPDVDLHAAKGEILRLRRTRWSVPPPGHVVRARLHGRAVYLVPREDGVVVGATQYEAEGTADRAPQAGGVADLLADAIEVFPGLRTYELTEAGAGLRPCTADGLPIVTRVDTRTVVATGHGRNGIVLAPGTAARVLSILEGAEE, encoded by the coding sequence GTGGACTCCCCACCGCAGCGCCCTGCCCACCGCGCCCTGACTGTCGTCGGGGGCGGTGTCATCGGGCTGACCTGTGCGCTCACCGCGGCCGACGCCGGATGGCGGGTTCGCGTCCTCGACGCCGGCACCGACGAGCGCGCGTCCTGGGTCGCCGGCGGCATGCTCGGTTCACTCGGCGAGGGTCATCCCGGCGAGGACGCGTCCCTGGCCCTCTCGGTCGAATCGGTCCGGCTGTGGCCGGCGCTCGTGAAGCGGCTCGACGACCCGGGCGTCGTCACCGCCACCGACTCGCTGTTCGTCGCGGCATCGGCCACCGACATCGAATACCTGCGGCATCTCGCCGACTTCGTCTGGGCCGGGCAGCCCGCCACCGATGCCGCGCTGCAGCCGGTGACCGGCCGCGACATCCGGACCCTGGAACCGTCGCTGAGCTCTCGACTGGTCGGTGGCTACCGCGCGATCGGCGAGTGGTCCGTCGACAACCGGCGGCTGCTCGAGGCGTTGCGCGCCGCCACGACGTCGGCGGGTGCCGAGTTGGTCTCCGCGCGTGTCGAATCCCTGGCCGATCTCGACGACCTCGGTTCCGACACCCAGATCCTGCTCGCCGCCGGACTCGGCACCGCGGCCCTCTGGCCGGACGTGGACCTGCATGCGGCGAAGGGGGAGATCCTCCGTCTGCGCCGCACGCGCTGGTCGGTGCCGCCGCCCGGTCACGTCGTCCGGGCACGCCTCCACGGGCGGGCCGTGTACCTGGTGCCGCGCGAGGACGGAGTCGTCGTCGGCGCCACCCAGTACGAGGCCGAGGGGACGGCCGACCGCGCGCCACAGGCCGGTGGGGTCGCGGATCTGCTCGCCGACGCGATCGAGGTCTTCCCCGGGCTGCGGACCTACGAACTGACCGAAGCGGGGGCCGGTCTGCGGCCGTGCACCGCGGACGGATTGCCGATCGTCACCCGTGTGGACACACGAACGGTCGTGGCGACCGGGCACGGGCGCAACGGGATCGTCCTCGCCCCGGGCACCGCCGCCCGCGTGTTGTCGATTCTGGAAGGAGCAGAGGAATGA
- a CDS encoding HNH endonuclease signature motif containing protein: MSDESITPQPRAVDLVAELHATLDKLQTVDLSQCTDEELMEVAAATERAIARTTYAGDRQVAEIEARDLPRKTGCRTLMQFMTHRLRISNPMRRRKQLNATAALTCLNGDRLEPEHPTLAEAFATGSVGTGHVQAAIDVLDQIPHAVEHDVKVAAERQMAEIAEAHTPAEITQLGSRLLAHLDPDGTLSDDTDQKRRRGLWIGRQRADGTAKISGTLTPALHARLTMMFAVWGKPGLNNPDDPASPQGPAGTADPDALASAADRDGRTLAQTNHDALDAALAAGFADGALGTSHRGLPVQLIIKADLSDLIRGAGLATTATGTLLPIRDLIAMAGDVQPWLAIFKDATTVPLHFGRGKRLATREQRLVSFARPDGEVCSAPGCDQPATHIELHHAERDWAKGGLTDIDDLAPACPRHNRMVGDNPGQYTTHIERSGPDEGRCVWRLNAEPGAPPNPGRLNRRPDIPRRFAEHLNTVRDEIHGPTTQGFRGLGRRTLRDAPSASSGRSSGSRGDALSASSGRSSGSSATAPSASSGRSSGSRGDAPSASSGRSSGSRGPGDQARRSWLKTSHVIDVRPPRRVRSTRPSPVEAHLAELLGDDPLVRNATGTFFGQP; encoded by the coding sequence ATGTCTGACGAATCAATCACGCCGCAACCACGCGCCGTCGATTTGGTGGCCGAGCTGCACGCGACCCTTGACAAACTGCAGACCGTCGACTTGTCCCAGTGCACCGACGAAGAACTGATGGAAGTCGCCGCCGCTACCGAACGCGCGATCGCTCGAACCACTTACGCCGGCGACCGGCAAGTCGCCGAAATCGAGGCTCGTGATCTGCCCCGCAAGACCGGCTGCCGCACTCTGATGCAGTTCATGACCCATCGGCTGCGGATCTCCAACCCGATGCGTCGACGCAAGCAGCTGAACGCCACCGCCGCGCTGACTTGCCTCAACGGCGACCGTCTCGAACCTGAACACCCCACGCTGGCAGAGGCTTTCGCCACCGGATCCGTGGGGACCGGGCACGTCCAGGCCGCCATCGATGTCCTCGACCAGATCCCGCATGCTGTCGAACACGACGTGAAAGTCGCCGCCGAACGACAGATGGCCGAGATCGCCGAAGCCCACACGCCTGCCGAGATCACCCAGCTCGGCTCGCGGCTGCTTGCCCACCTCGATCCCGACGGCACCCTGTCCGACGACACCGACCAGAAACGACGCCGCGGCCTGTGGATCGGACGGCAACGAGCCGACGGCACCGCCAAGATCTCCGGCACCCTGACACCCGCACTCCACGCCCGGCTCACGATGATGTTCGCCGTCTGGGGCAAACCAGGACTCAACAACCCCGACGACCCCGCCTCACCCCAAGGCCCGGCCGGTACCGCCGACCCCGACGCCCTGGCGTCGGCAGCCGACCGCGACGGGCGCACTCTCGCCCAGACCAATCACGACGCGCTCGACGCCGCACTGGCCGCCGGTTTCGCCGACGGCGCACTCGGTACCTCGCACCGCGGGCTACCCGTGCAACTGATCATCAAAGCCGACCTCTCCGACCTGATCCGGGGTGCCGGACTCGCAACCACCGCCACCGGCACCCTGCTGCCCATCCGGGACCTGATCGCGATGGCCGGTGACGTCCAGCCATGGTTGGCGATCTTCAAAGACGCCACCACTGTGCCGCTGCACTTCGGACGGGGCAAACGTCTGGCCACCCGCGAACAGCGCCTCGTCTCTTTCGCCCGTCCCGACGGGGAAGTGTGTTCGGCACCCGGCTGCGATCAGCCCGCCACCCACATCGAGCTTCATCACGCCGAACGGGACTGGGCCAAGGGCGGTCTCACCGACATCGACGACCTCGCCCCGGCCTGTCCCCGTCATAACCGGATGGTCGGCGACAATCCCGGCCAGTACACCACGCACATCGAGCGCTCCGGACCTGATGAAGGCCGCTGCGTCTGGCGATTGAACGCCGAACCCGGCGCCCCACCCAATCCCGGTCGCCTGAACCGCCGACCCGACATACCGCGGCGGTTCGCAGAACACCTGAACACCGTGCGCGACGAGATCCACGGACCGACCACACAAGGGTTTCGCGGGCTCGGTCGCCGGACCCTTCGTGACGCGCCCTCCGCAAGCTCCGGGCGCTCCTCAGGGAGCAGGGGTGACGCGCTCTCCGCAAGCTCCGGGCGCTCCTCAGGGAGCAGTGCTACCGCGCCCTCCGCAAGCTCCGGGCGCTCCTCAGGGAGCAGGGGTGACGCGCCCTCCGCAAGCTCCGGGCGCTCCTCAGGGAGCAGGGGGCCCGGCGATCAAGCACGCCGCTCATGGCTGAAAACCAGCCACGTCATCGACGTCCGGCCACCACGGCGCGTGCGCAGCACCCGTCCGTCACCGGTCGAGGCCCACCTCGCGGAGCTCCTCGGCGACGACCCGCTGGTACGCAACGCAACAGGGACGTTCTTCGGACAGCCCTAG